One window from the genome of Schistocerca piceifrons isolate TAMUIC-IGC-003096 chromosome 1, iqSchPice1.1, whole genome shotgun sequence encodes:
- the LOC124723233 gene encoding zinc finger protein 454-like isoform X4, protein MPSEVCYNCMHQLESSYRFRQKCEEADTKLRKLLRAAKDAETNQREFHETDFVSVKNNLFNLQIMATETTEKSTTLFVCSSPNHSNSELISSDIFPVNKSLCPTLSDPTTIDCKSSSNPVCDLSDLLIPNVHKSLCNSSQVDTTTSECELEAGEKQQSDDSLKEMENLSCSEVHPVVASTGDIHSQVKSEKNTQNSLQLPENCQNSNPSDTGNQPFIFSPTLKNEEITAECLDGSKAHVDMKELGNVNCGSSGVVQCKTVSDYKLIFKCDKCPKRFSKRLDLKRHTSVHNQQRGFVCGICEKWCPNQTNFKRHERTHTGERPFSCKYCSKSFSQTAILNRHMMIHTGEKPFQCNACGKKFTQKESLKVHSRQHLSGNDITTFQYKCPFCEKSFRHQSGLSRHLMSHTGKTFSCNLCPKTFTDQSSLKRHLKRHFEIKS, encoded by the coding sequence GAAACAAATCAACGAGAATTTCATGAAACTGACTTCGTCAGTGTCAAGAACAACCTTTTTAACCTTCAAATTATGGCaacagaaacaacagaaaaatcgaCCACATTATTTGTCTGCAGCTCTCCAAATCACAGTAATTCTGAGTTGATTTCTTCGGATATATTTCCTGTTAATAAAAGCCTCTGTCCAACATTGTCAGATCCCACAACAATAGATTGTAAATCAAGTTCTAACCCAGTCTGTGATTTGAGTGATTTGCTTATTCCAAATGTACATAAATCATTGTGTAATTCATCACAGGTAGATACTACTACATCAGAATGCGAATTAGAAGCTGGTGAAAAACAACAATCGGATGACAGTTTGAAGGAAATGGAAAATTTGTCTTGTAGCGAAGTTCATCCTGTTGTGGCAAGCACAGGTGATATCCATTCTCAGGTAAAGAGTGAAAAAAATACTCAAAATTCATTACAACTACCTGAAAATTGCCAGAATTCAAATCCTTCAGATACAGGAAATCAGCCATTCATATTTTCTCCAacactgaaaaatgaagaaattacagCAGAATGTTTGGACGGCAGCAAAGCACATGTTGACATGAAGGAGTTGGGCAATGTGAACTGTGGTTCATCTGGAGTGGTTCAGTGCAAGACTGTTTCTGATTACAAACTGATTTTCAAATGTGATAAATGTCCCAAGAGGTTCAGCAAGAGACTAGACCTGAAGCGACACACTTCTGTTCACAATCAGCAAAGAGGATTTGTCTGTGGAATATGTGAAAAATGGTGCCCTAATCAAACAAATTTCAAGCGACACGAGAGAACACATACTGGTGAACGGCCATTTTCCTGTAAATACTGTTCAAAGAGTTTTTCACAGACTGCTATCCTTAACCGGCATATGATGATTCATACTGGTGAAAAACCATTCCAGTGCAACGCATGTGGAAAGAAATTTACTCAAAAAGAAAGTCTTAAAGTACATTCAAGGCAACATTTGTCTGGTAATGATATCACGACCTTTCAGTAcaaatgtccattttgtgaaaaaTCTTTCCGCCACCAGTCTGGCCTTTCAAGACATTTGATGTCTCACACAGGAAAAACATTTAGTTGTAACCTTTGTCCAAAAACATTTACAGACCAATCATCTTTGAAAAGACACCTTAAAcgacattttgaaataaaatcttGA